The genomic interval GAAAACTTGCAGTAACAAAAGAAGACATTATGCGGGTTTACAATACTTATATCAAAGACAAAAATTATGTACTAACCAGTTTTGTCCCCAAAGGGAAACTTGAGCTTAGTGCAAAAGATTGTGAACTGTTTCCATTAAAAGAAGAAAAAATTGATATTGCCGGTTTAAATGCAGCTCAAGAAGAAAAAGGTGAAAAAGCTGAAGTAGAAAAAATCCCTACAGAATTTGATCGGTCAGTTGAGCCGAAAAAAGGTGCTGCACCTGCTTTAAATTTACCAGATGTTTGGACACATACTTTCAGTAATGGTTTAAAAATGTATGGAATTGTACATGATGAATTGCCATTGGTACAATACAGCCTGACTGTTAACGGCGGCATGCTTTTGGATAAGCCTGAAAAAATTGGAGTGGCAAATCTTATTTCTGATATGATGATGGAAGGAACCGCCAATAAAACTCCTTTGGAACTGGAAGAAACCATTGACGGTCTTGGAGCAAATGTTAATATGTTTACAGGCAAACAATCTATTGGTTTAACTGCCAATATGCTCAAATCCCGTACGACTGATGTTGCTAAAATTGTTGAAGAAATTATTACCCAGCCACGATGGGACGAAAAAGAATTTGCCCGAATTAAGACTGAAACAATCGAAGCCATAAATCGCCAGAAAAGCGATCCGGGTTCGGTTGCCAGAAATGTCTGGGCCAAGCTGTTATATAAAGACCACATTTTAAGTAATAACACCTACGGGTCTGAAGGATCAGTAGAAAATATTTCAATAGATGATTTAAAGAACTTTTATACTGAGAATTTTTCGCCTTCAGTAAGTTATATAACCATCGTAGGCAGTGTTTCTAAAGATGAGGCAATTAAATTATTTTCACCTCTTGAAGAAAAATGGCAAGCAAAGGAAGTAACTTTTGCAGAATATGCATTGCCTGAACCTGTTACAAAAAAACAATTATATTTTGTGGATATACCCGGAGCTAAACAATCTCAGATTTATGTTGGAAAATTAGCCCTAAAATATACAGATGCTGATTATTACCCTTCTTATGTGATGAATTATAATTTGGGTGGTAGCTTTAATTCTAATGTAAATATGATATTGAGAGAAGAAAAAGGTTACACCTATGGTGCCCGGTCTGGTTTCTCAGGAACTGAATATCCAGGACCTTTTGCTGCGTCTTCCGCTGTTAGAAGTAATGCTACGGGCGAATCTGTTAAAATATTTAAAGATGAAATTGACTCATATCGTAACGGTATTACAGAGGACGAGCTGGCATTTACTAAAAATGCATTAATTCAATCCAACGCAAGAAGGTTTGAGACATTTGGTGGATTACTTGGAATGTTAAAGAATATTGCCCGTTATAACCTACCTCATAATTATATGCGCGATCGTGAAGAAATAGTGACTAATATGACTTTAGAAAATCATAAAGACCTTGCTAATAAATATTTGCAAACTGAAAATATGATTTTCCTGGTTGTTGGTGATGCTGCAACTCAAAAATCATCTGTTGAAAAACTTGGATTAGGAAAAGCAATAAGTCTGGATAAAGATGGAAATGTTTTAAATTAGATTATTTTACAAAAAGGGATTCTTTTTGAGAATCCCTTTTTTTTATCATTTTTCACACTTTACTATGTAATTATTTCGTCACTATGAAAATATTTCATAGTGTTT from Calditrichota bacterium carries:
- a CDS encoding insulinase family protein, which translates into the protein MRLTALLLSIFVVVLFLTGCQKKSELKIDFEKYTLANGLEVILHTDKSDPIASVAVVYHVGSNRELKGRTGFAHLFEHMLFQESQHVGQDQFFKKIQGSGGTLNGFTFEDGTGYYEVVPKNALEMAMWLESDRMGWLLSTVTDEALLNQKDVVQNEKRFRVDNRPYGHTNYIIHKLLYPENHPYNWQVIGELEDIGNATRDDVVDFYKKWYGPNNATLVIAGDLDIPQTKEWVEKYFGEIKRGEETTDPKPQHVSLDKTKRVSFEDNFASSAELNMVFPTVEQYTDDSYALDLLTDLLSDGKKAPFYKVIVEEKKLAPRAYAYVNPMEITGQVRFNVRAFPGKNLQEIEDAVFEALARFEAESFTEADLNRIKAKSETNFYNGISSILSKSFQLAFYNEYAGSPGYVTKDIERKLAVTKEDIMRVYNTYIKDKNYVLTSFVPKGKLELSAKDCELFPLKEEKIDIAGLNAAQEEKGEKAEVEKIPTEFDRSVEPKKGAAPALNLPDVWTHTFSNGLKMYGIVHDELPLVQYSLTVNGGMLLDKPEKIGVANLISDMMMEGTANKTPLELEETIDGLGANVNMFTGKQSIGLTANMLKSRTTDVAKIVEEIITQPRWDEKEFARIKTETIEAINRQKSDPGSVARNVWAKLLYKDHILSNNTYGSEGSVENISIDDLKNFYTENFSPSVSYITIVGSVSKDEAIKLFSPLEEKWQAKEVTFAEYALPEPVTKKQLYFVDIPGAKQSQIYVGKLALKYTDADYYPSYVMNYNLGGSFNSNVNMILREEKGYTYGARSGFSGTEYPGPFAASSAVRSNATGESVKIFKDEIDSYRNGITEDELAFTKNALIQSNARRFETFGGLLGMLKNIARYNLPHNYMRDREEIVTNMTLENHKDLANKYLQTENMIFLVVGDAATQKSSVEKLGLGKAISLDKDGNVLN